Proteins encoded together in one Deltaproteobacteria bacterium window:
- a CDS encoding efflux transporter outer membrane subunit, producing the protein MNSKLFFLPLWVIVAFLGGCTLTPEYTRPVSPVPVAWPTGTAYQAANLANGATTVSELKWKEFFTDEKLRQVIAMALNNNRDLRLAALNVERARALYGIQRAGLLPTVNTVGTISKQRVPGDLSSSGNATNLEQYNVNLGISSWEIDFFGRIRSLKDNALEQYLAMDQTRRSAQILLLSAIANSYLALAADRESLALVTSTLVAQEASCKLVRKRYDVGLASEIDLNRAQSQVETARGDIARYTQLAAQDENALSLLVGSPVPQALMPPELGSVSPPKEISPGLSSELLLQRPDVLAAEHGLKAANANIGAARAAFFPRISLTTSIGTASADLSGLFKSGQGTWSFAPQITIPIFDARTWSAYDVTMIEREMSVSQYEKAIQVAFREVADALAVQGTVNQQLTAQQSLVNAVAKTYRLSNLRYNKGIDSYLDVLDAQRSLYAAQQGLIMLRLSRLTNLVTLYKVLGWGEEGGRRSGT; encoded by the coding sequence ATGAATAGCAAATTGTTTTTTCTCCCCCTATGGGTGATCGTAGCTTTTCTGGGGGGGTGCACCCTGACCCCGGAATACACTCGGCCTGTCTCTCCTGTTCCTGTCGCCTGGCCGACCGGCACCGCCTACCAAGCAGCAAATCTTGCAAACGGCGCAACGACAGTTTCAGAGTTGAAGTGGAAGGAATTTTTCACCGACGAGAAGCTCCGTCAAGTCATCGCAATGGCCTTGAACAACAATCGTGATCTGCGCCTTGCCGCCTTGAATGTGGAACGGGCACGTGCCCTGTACGGCATCCAGCGCGCCGGACTTCTGCCCACGGTCAACACAGTCGGAACCATCAGTAAACAGCGTGTGCCGGGTGATCTTTCGAGCTCCGGCAACGCGACGAACCTTGAACAATACAATGTCAATCTCGGTATCAGCTCCTGGGAAATAGATTTTTTCGGCCGCATCCGCAGCTTGAAAGATAACGCACTGGAACAATACCTTGCCATGGATCAAACCCGCCGCAGTGCGCAGATTCTGCTGTTGTCTGCCATTGCCAACTCCTACCTTGCCCTTGCGGCGGACCGGGAAAGTCTCGCATTGGTGACCTCTACTCTTGTGGCGCAGGAGGCCTCCTGCAAATTAGTCCGGAAGCGTTATGATGTGGGGCTTGCCTCCGAAATAGACCTGAATCGGGCGCAGAGCCAAGTGGAAACAGCCAGAGGAGACATCGCCCGCTATACGCAACTGGCCGCGCAAGATGAAAATGCCTTGAGTCTGCTGGTTGGTTCGCCGGTGCCACAGGCGCTTATGCCGCCGGAACTGGGCAGCGTCAGCCCTCCGAAGGAGATTTCTCCAGGCCTTTCCTCCGAATTGCTCCTGCAACGACCCGACGTACTGGCTGCGGAACATGGGCTTAAGGCGGCCAACGCTAATATCGGTGCCGCCCGGGCGGCTTTTTTCCCCCGCATCTCCTTGACGACCTCTATCGGGACCGCGAGCGCCGATCTCTCCGGACTCTTTAAATCCGGTCAGGGCACCTGGAGTTTCGCACCGCAGATCACGATACCGATTTTCGATGCCCGCACCTGGTCGGCCTACGACGTCACCATGATAGAACGGGAAATGTCCGTGTCCCAGTATGAGAAAGCCATCCAGGTCGCCTTCCGGGAAGTGGCCGATGCCCTCGCCGTGCAGGGCACAGTAAATCAGCAGCTAACGGCGCAGCAATCACTGGTCAATGCGGTGGCAAAAACCTACCGTCTTTCCAATCTACGGTATAATAAGGGAATTGACAGCTACCTTGACGTCCTCGATGCGCAACGCTCACTCTACGCGGCGCAACAGGGCCTCATCATGCTTCGCCTCTCCCGGCTGACGAATCTGGTAACTCTCTATAAGGTGCTGGGGTGGGGTGAGGAAGGCGGCCGCCGCTCGGGAACATAG
- a CDS encoding efflux RND transporter periplasmic adaptor subunit, producing MWIFDRAKRITVVGILAGFFILGGCEQQTKTGPHTQGGPAEVAVVTVKPQRLVITTELAGRTSAYLVAEVRPQVGGIIQKRRFVEGSDVKAGQVLFQIDASPFQAALDNATANRTAMQKNAARAQAALQASIAGVTRQQATMHFARTNRERFEELSKDGAVSASQRDQAVAEADVAEATIRAVEAQVENDRAAVAAAEAAIDQAEAALKTARINLAYTSVTAPISGRIGRSSVTEGALVAAYQPVALATIQQMDPMYVDVPQSTTALLRLRRRLEEGQLYHNGQLRDKVHLFFEDNAKYPWEGALQFRDVTVDPTTGSVILRIVFPNPKGVLLPGMFVRAVVEEGINRHAILIPQQAVSRNPQGNPMALIVDSAAKVQQRILMLDRAIGDAWLVAAGLAPGEQVIVEGMQKVKPGVSVKAVPFANGSGEANREGKKTIPLSAKSN from the coding sequence ATGTGGATTTTTGACAGAGCTAAACGAATCACCGTGGTGGGGATTCTTGCAGGGTTTTTCATTCTGGGAGGCTGCGAACAACAGACCAAAACTGGTCCCCACACACAGGGCGGCCCTGCGGAAGTCGCCGTCGTGACCGTAAAACCGCAGCGGTTGGTTATCACGACCGAATTGGCCGGCCGGACGTCCGCCTATTTGGTTGCTGAAGTCCGTCCTCAGGTGGGTGGCATCATCCAGAAGCGCCGGTTTGTTGAAGGCTCCGATGTCAAGGCTGGCCAAGTGCTCTTTCAGATTGATGCGTCTCCCTTTCAGGCGGCGCTTGACAATGCCACGGCGAATCGCACCGCCATGCAGAAGAACGCCGCCCGCGCTCAGGCTGCTCTGCAGGCAAGCATCGCCGGCGTCACCCGGCAGCAGGCAACTATGCATTTCGCCCGGACGAACCGCGAGCGCTTCGAGGAACTGTCCAAAGACGGTGCTGTCTCCGCCAGCCAGCGCGACCAGGCCGTGGCCGAGGCCGACGTGGCTGAGGCTACTATCCGGGCGGTGGAGGCACAGGTGGAAAACGACCGTGCGGCGGTCGCGGCGGCCGAGGCGGCCATTGATCAGGCCGAAGCCGCCTTGAAGACGGCCCGCATCAATTTGGCATATACCTCCGTCACGGCACCCATCTCTGGTCGTATCGGAAGATCAAGCGTAACGGAGGGCGCCCTGGTCGCGGCATATCAGCCCGTGGCTCTGGCTACCATTCAACAAATGGATCCCATGTACGTGGATGTGCCACAATCCACGACGGCACTGCTGAGATTGCGGCGGCGCCTCGAGGAAGGCCAGCTTTATCACAACGGGCAACTCCGGGATAAGGTCCATCTGTTCTTCGAAGACAACGCCAAATATCCCTGGGAAGGGGCGCTTCAATTCCGCGACGTCACGGTAGATCCCACAACCGGATCAGTCATTCTGCGGATTGTCTTTCCCAATCCAAAAGGCGTTCTGCTGCCGGGCATGTTCGTCCGGGCGGTGGTGGAAGAGGGCATTAATCGGCACGCAATATTAATTCCTCAACAGGCCGTTTCACGCAACCCGCAAGGCAATCCCATGGCACTGATCGTGGATTCCGCAGCGAAGGTCCAACAGAGGATACTTATGCTCGATCGCGCCATCGGCGATGCATGGCTTGTTGCAGCGGGCCTGGCGCCCGGCGAGCAGGTGATTGTCGAGGGCATGCAAAAGGTCAAACCCGGCGTTTCCGTAAAGGCTGTCCCCTTTGCAAACGGTAGTGGAGAAGCGAATCGGGAAGGTAAGAAAACGATCCCGCTATCGGCAAAATCGAACTGA
- a CDS encoding MMPL family transporter: MESSNNRKGLDKISWFLSRHRLAVLLVILAITGVFLYGAFKVKGEVVLQDMLPYDHPYLKLHASFARVFGSGGSGVVVAIKTNSGDIFNETNLGKIKKMTEEVAMWDEVYRVLTVSIASPATKIVTAKGKGEIVIAPLMWPDIPKTPSETEVLKTNIFSNPAYNGSLVSRDGTGAIILTEFKENISYERAFQLMQKLRKDYSDENISIHITGYPMLMGWIYEARSQMYQVFAISIIGIAVVLWLVFRNIPGMISPLVNAAVLTIWGLGFIGFTGINFNPMLYVLAFLVGSRMIGNSHQIAYRYFEELNASGGDRFRACYETMRTMLAPNFAAVTTDAAGFAILILAKIVLMQHLAIIMTFWMMSIILTGFMVPVVCSLIPIKVASDEWDKGKSRVDWKAKIMMRIAGFSISPRGRYVVGFFIIALTILCMWQMEGLKIGDPTPGSPIFYDTHTYNKDQTVINKTFDASSENLMLFYEGEKGSVYDPVVLTTFEAFARHMKNRLPDIYRSSTSIIDTVKMVNVIFHDGDEVWYQLPRNETMLTGLMGYVRQNTNRSTLGRFIDDQLERTQITLFFSDHTSDNLLRIRDAANDFFKTKPMKMPNGEFKLAGGRIGMEIALNEEMKRAHVLIDLTVLGAIFILCALSYRSITAGLMLTLPLVLANSVAAAYMAWKGIGLSINTLPVAAIGVGVGVDFAIYLYSRCQEEFPVQGGNWTETIMQSICTCGKAVVYTGITIILPILTWYFFSEMKFQAEVGFFLSMIMGTNIVLTMTLHPL; the protein is encoded by the coding sequence ATGGAGAGTAGCAACAATCGCAAAGGGCTGGACAAAATATCCTGGTTTCTGTCTCGCCATAGATTGGCGGTTTTATTGGTTATCCTTGCCATAACCGGGGTCTTTTTATATGGCGCGTTCAAGGTTAAAGGGGAAGTCGTGCTGCAGGACATGCTACCCTATGACCACCCATATCTCAAGCTCCACGCCAGTTTTGCCCGGGTTTTCGGAAGTGGCGGTTCAGGAGTCGTTGTTGCAATTAAGACAAATAGCGGCGATATCTTTAATGAAACTAACCTGGGCAAAATAAAAAAGATGACCGAGGAAGTTGCAATGTGGGATGAGGTTTATCGAGTCCTCACGGTGTCCATCGCCAGTCCTGCTACCAAGATTGTCACCGCAAAAGGCAAGGGAGAAATTGTAATAGCGCCACTCATGTGGCCTGATATCCCGAAGACTCCTTCAGAAACAGAGGTACTCAAGACGAACATTTTTTCTAATCCCGCCTATAATGGTTCCCTGGTGTCGAGAGATGGAACCGGCGCCATAATCTTAACGGAATTTAAGGAAAACATCTCTTACGAGAGAGCGTTTCAACTGATGCAAAAATTGAGAAAGGATTATTCTGACGAAAATATATCAATCCATATAACCGGATATCCAATGCTTATGGGTTGGATCTATGAAGCGAGATCGCAGATGTACCAAGTGTTTGCGATAAGCATCATTGGGATTGCGGTTGTTTTGTGGTTGGTTTTTAGAAATATCCCCGGTATGATCTCGCCCCTTGTTAACGCCGCAGTTCTTACCATCTGGGGCCTGGGGTTTATAGGCTTCACAGGGATAAATTTCAACCCCATGCTCTACGTACTGGCCTTCCTTGTTGGCTCCCGGATGATCGGCAACTCCCACCAGATAGCTTATAGATATTTTGAGGAATTAAACGCCAGTGGCGGCGATAGGTTCCGCGCTTGTTATGAGACCATGCGGACTATGCTCGCGCCGAATTTTGCGGCAGTAACAACCGATGCGGCCGGTTTTGCCATCCTCATTCTTGCCAAGATCGTCCTCATGCAGCATCTCGCTATCATTATGACTTTCTGGATGATGAGTATTATTCTCACGGGTTTCATGGTTCCCGTGGTCTGCAGCCTAATCCCCATCAAGGTAGCAAGCGATGAGTGGGATAAGGGGAAATCCCGGGTTGACTGGAAGGCAAAGATCATGATGCGGATCGCTGGATTCTCCATCTCCCCCCGGGGCAGATATGTGGTTGGGTTTTTTATTATTGCATTAACAATCCTTTGCATGTGGCAGATGGAGGGACTTAAGATAGGAGATCCGACTCCTGGTTCGCCAATTTTCTATGACACCCATACCTACAACAAGGATCAGACCGTTATCAACAAAACATTTGATGCCTCATCGGAAAACCTGATGCTCTTTTATGAAGGGGAAAAGGGTTCTGTCTATGATCCGGTCGTGCTTACTACTTTTGAGGCCTTTGCCAGGCACATGAAGAATAGGTTGCCGGATATCTACCGCTCCTCAACCTCCATTATAGATACTGTGAAGATGGTAAATGTGATCTTTCATGATGGGGATGAAGTCTGGTATCAGCTTCCCCGGAACGAGACCATGTTGACCGGGCTTATGGGGTACGTCCGACAGAACACGAACAGGAGTACTCTTGGTCGTTTTATTGATGATCAATTGGAGCGCACACAGATTACGCTCTTCTTCTCGGACCACACTTCAGACAACTTGCTCCGTATACGTGATGCCGCCAATGATTTTTTCAAGACAAAGCCAATGAAAATGCCAAACGGAGAATTCAAGCTTGCCGGCGGAAGGATCGGAATGGAGATCGCTCTTAATGAAGAAATGAAGCGCGCCCATGTGCTGATCGACCTTACAGTCCTGGGGGCTATCTTTATTCTCTGCGCACTATCCTACCGATCCATTACCGCGGGACTGATGCTCACGCTTCCTCTTGTCCTCGCCAATAGTGTGGCAGCAGCGTATATGGCATGGAAGGGCATCGGTCTTTCCATCAATACGCTTCCTGTAGCAGCTATAGGGGTCGGTGTCGGGGTAGACTTTGCCATTTATCTGTATAGCCGCTGTCAAGAGGAGTTTCCCGTTCAAGGGGGAAACTGGACCGAAACTATTATGCAGTCAATCTGCACCTGCGGTAAGGCAGTTGTCTATACTGGAATAACGATCATTCTGCCTATCCTC
- a CDS encoding efflux RND transporter permease subunit — translation MLSRFFLKRPVFAWVIAIILMVAGCLAIYNLPISQYPPIAPPSIALTAFYPGASAETVENSVTQIIEQKMTGFDKMLYLSASSDSAGASRVELTFAPGTDPDVAWAQVQNKLQLAMASLPQVVQRQGVMVSKSTRNYLLMVGLRSEDGSMDGKDLQDYAQSNLEKVLSRVPGVGEVQIFGSQYAMRVWLDPDRLTGYQMTVQDVITALQSYNVEVSAGQFGGAPAVKGQRLNAAIVVQSMLKTPEEFAAIPLRTNQDGSIVRVKDVGRTELGTEAYDAQIYFNGKPSAGLAIRQSAGANALDTANAIKAKLAEMSHFFPPGMKVVYPFDTTPFVRVAIIEVVKTLFEAILLVFLVMYLFMGNMRATLIPTIAVPVVILGTFAVLGLCGFSINMLTMFAIVLAIGLLVDDAIVVVENVERIMSEEGLSPREATRKSMDQITSALIGIGLVLSAVFGPMAFFAGSTGVIYRQFSITIIASMLLSVVVALVLTPVLCASLLKPVPKGHEPAESGVWFLRPFFRWFDRIFFRARDQYLRLVRQSLTKEIRYLVIFLLIVASLWFLFQRMPTAYLPDEDQGILMVQAMLPANSTLEQTDRVMEGVRNYFSEQEKEGVESVMTIAGSNFSGRGQNVGMAFVKLKDWKLRNRPELKIGAVAGRAMAKFSKIKNAMVFAFAPPAVIELGMAKGFDFQLLDRGGLGHAALMTARNQLLGLAAKNPVLTKVRPNGLEDVPEYRIDVDWEKAGALGVPIASIHNTISAAFGSAYVNDFIQGGRVKRVYIQADAPYRMLPQDMERLHVRNNAGKMVPFSSFASGHWTSGSPKLERFNGFPSLNIQGEAAPGRSSGEAMLAMEGFVRQLPQGIGFDWTGLSYQERQASSHAAPLYAFSILVIFLCLAALYESWPIPVSILLALPLGVIGGVIGSTIQGLPNDVYFQIGLLTTLGLTTKNAILIVQFAKSRVGEGMGLSEATLEAAKLRLRPIIMTSLAFGFGVMPLAFATGAGAGAQRAIGTAVLGGVVTSTFLVTLFAPLFFVLIEKLFGKKIGT, via the coding sequence ATGTTATCGAGATTTTTTCTAAAACGGCCGGTCTTTGCCTGGGTTATCGCCATTATTCTGATGGTGGCGGGCTGCCTGGCCATCTACAACCTGCCTATATCGCAGTATCCGCCCATCGCTCCGCCTTCCATCGCCCTTACCGCTTTTTATCCGGGCGCGTCGGCTGAGACCGTGGAAAACAGTGTGACGCAGATCATCGAGCAGAAGATGACGGGTTTCGACAAGATGCTGTATCTTTCTGCCAGCAGTGATTCGGCCGGCGCTTCCCGCGTTGAGCTTACCTTTGCTCCGGGAACCGATCCGGACGTGGCCTGGGCCCAGGTGCAGAACAAGCTCCAACTCGCCATGGCGAGCCTGCCCCAGGTAGTGCAGCGCCAGGGCGTCATGGTGAGCAAGTCCACCCGGAACTATCTGTTGATGGTAGGTCTGCGCTCGGAAGACGGGAGCATGGACGGAAAAGACCTGCAAGACTATGCTCAATCCAACCTGGAGAAGGTGCTCTCAAGAGTGCCGGGGGTGGGCGAGGTACAGATCTTCGGCAGTCAGTATGCCATGCGGGTCTGGCTGGACCCAGACAGGCTTACGGGTTACCAGATGACGGTTCAAGATGTCATCACGGCACTCCAATCCTACAACGTGGAAGTGTCCGCCGGCCAGTTCGGCGGGGCGCCCGCGGTGAAGGGCCAGCGCCTGAATGCCGCCATCGTTGTTCAAAGCATGCTCAAAACGCCCGAGGAGTTTGCCGCAATTCCCCTGCGAACTAACCAGGATGGATCCATTGTGCGGGTTAAAGATGTGGGACGGACTGAGCTCGGGACCGAAGCCTACGATGCCCAAATCTACTTCAATGGAAAGCCGTCAGCCGGCCTGGCCATTCGTCAGTCGGCCGGCGCCAATGCCCTGGATACAGCCAACGCCATCAAGGCCAAATTGGCGGAGATGAGCCATTTTTTCCCCCCCGGTATGAAAGTCGTTTACCCCTTCGACACCACCCCGTTCGTCAGGGTGGCTATCATTGAGGTGGTCAAGACCCTTTTCGAAGCGATCCTGCTGGTTTTTCTCGTGATGTATCTCTTCATGGGTAACATGCGAGCGACCTTAATTCCGACTATTGCCGTGCCGGTCGTCATCCTGGGGACATTCGCGGTGCTGGGGCTCTGCGGATTCTCTATCAATATGCTCACCATGTTTGCTATCGTGCTGGCCATCGGGCTCCTGGTAGACGACGCCATCGTGGTGGTTGAGAACGTGGAACGAATCATGAGCGAGGAAGGCCTTTCACCCCGAGAGGCTACGCGCAAGTCCATGGACCAGATAACCAGCGCCCTGATCGGCATCGGGCTTGTGCTCTCTGCGGTCTTCGGCCCGATGGCGTTTTTCGCCGGTTCCACGGGGGTCATCTACCGTCAGTTCTCGATAACCATCATCGCCTCCATGTTGCTATCAGTGGTAGTCGCTCTGGTCCTGACGCCTGTGCTGTGCGCCTCACTTCTCAAGCCGGTGCCCAAAGGACATGAACCGGCAGAGTCGGGAGTCTGGTTTTTGCGACCGTTTTTCCGCTGGTTTGACCGTATCTTTTTTCGAGCCAGAGATCAGTATCTGCGACTGGTGAGGCAGTCCCTTACCAAAGAGATTCGTTACTTGGTCATATTTCTTCTGATCGTAGCGTCACTGTGGTTTTTGTTTCAGCGGATGCCCACGGCCTATCTCCCGGATGAAGACCAGGGGATACTGATGGTGCAGGCGATGCTTCCGGCAAACTCGACCCTGGAGCAGACCGACAGGGTTATGGAAGGCGTCAGAAACTATTTTTCGGAACAGGAGAAAGAAGGAGTGGAATCCGTTATGACGATTGCCGGCTCGAACTTCTCCGGCCGGGGCCAGAATGTGGGGATGGCCTTCGTCAAACTGAAGGATTGGAAACTTCGCAACCGGCCGGAGTTGAAGATCGGCGCTGTGGCGGGCAGAGCCATGGCGAAATTTTCCAAGATCAAAAACGCCATGGTGTTTGCTTTTGCGCCGCCTGCGGTTATCGAGCTGGGCATGGCCAAGGGCTTTGACTTCCAGTTACTGGACCGAGGCGGTCTGGGCCACGCGGCGCTGATGACGGCCCGCAACCAGCTCCTCGGCCTGGCTGCCAAGAACCCGGTCTTGACCAAGGTCAGGCCCAACGGCCTGGAAGATGTCCCTGAGTACCGGATTGACGTTGACTGGGAGAAAGCCGGCGCCTTGGGAGTGCCCATCGCCTCAATTCACAATACTATCTCGGCGGCCTTCGGCAGCGCCTATGTTAACGACTTCATTCAAGGCGGTCGCGTGAAGCGGGTGTACATTCAAGCCGACGCCCCTTATCGCATGTTGCCACAGGATATGGAAAGACTTCATGTGCGCAACAATGCAGGCAAGATGGTTCCCTTTTCTTCCTTTGCGTCCGGACACTGGACTTCCGGCTCTCCGAAGCTGGAACGCTTCAACGGCTTTCCTTCCCTGAACATCCAGGGCGAGGCGGCACCCGGGAGGAGCTCCGGTGAGGCGATGCTGGCCATGGAAGGGTTTGTCAGGCAACTGCCGCAGGGAATCGGCTTTGACTGGACCGGGCTTTCCTATCAGGAGCGGCAGGCCAGTTCTCATGCGGCTCCCCTTTACGCCTTTTCCATTCTGGTGATTTTTCTTTGCCTGGCGGCCCTGTATGAGAGCTGGCCCATCCCCGTTTCAATCCTGCTGGCCCTGCCCCTGGGGGTGATCGGCGGCGTGATCGGTTCGACAATTCAGGGATTGCCTAATGACGTGTATTTTCAGATCGGACTTTTGACGACCCTCGGCCTGACCACCAAGAACGCCATCCTGATTGTCCAATTCGCCAAGTCCCGAGTGGGAGAAGGGATGGGGCTGAGCGAGGCAACCCTGGAAGCGGCAAAACTGAGGCTGCGTCCCATCATCATGACCTCGCTGGCGTTCGGCTTCGGCGTTATGCCGCTGGCCTTTGCGACCGGGGCGGGCGCAGGCGCGCAAAGGGCCATCGGCACCGCGGTGCTGGGCGGAGTGGTTACCTCCACCTTCCTGGTCACCCTATTTGCACCGCTCTTCTTTGTGCTGATCGAAAAGCTCTTCGGCAAAAAAATCGGAACGTAA
- a CDS encoding TetR family transcriptional regulator encodes MKAKKLPNQEADTAQKLIEVAIELFSTAGFAGTSIRDIAKATGMSISNIYYYFGNKDGLLLAILEHSSRHLVDSLSNVAELEMEPLERFKLLVRTHLQLVKLHKRESKIFFLDEDHLTPEGFKINKKFQLDILNIYRHEIEILKEQGYINYQHLTVLAFNILGVVNWHLRWYRPSGPLSLDELTEEIMIFILKGVLNGPASVAGPISTIDGE; translated from the coding sequence ATGAAAGCAAAGAAATTACCGAATCAGGAAGCGGACACCGCTCAAAAGCTTATAGAGGTCGCGATCGAGCTTTTTTCAACCGCAGGCTTTGCAGGGACATCAATACGGGATATCGCAAAAGCGACTGGAATGAGCATTTCCAATATCTACTATTATTTCGGCAATAAAGATGGCTTGTTGTTGGCTATTCTGGAGCATTCGTCTAGGCATCTCGTTGATTCGCTCAGTAATGTTGCCGAGCTTGAGATGGAGCCGTTAGAGCGGTTTAAGCTGCTGGTAAGGACGCACCTTCAGCTCGTTAAATTACACAAGAGGGAATCGAAAATATTTTTTCTTGACGAAGACCACCTCACACCCGAGGGGTTTAAGATTAACAAAAAGTTCCAACTCGATATCCTGAACATTTACCGGCATGAAATAGAAATATTGAAGGAACAAGGGTACATTAACTATCAGCACCTTACCGTATTGGCCTTCAACATCCTGGGGGTAGTTAACTGGCATCTGCGCTGGTACCGTCCATCAGGTCCGTTATCATTAGATGAGTTAACCGAAGAGATCATGATCTTCATTCTCAAGGGCGTCCTCAACGGCCCTGCTTCAGTTGCGGGGCCAATTTCAACCATTGACGGGGAGTAA
- a CDS encoding glutaredoxin family protein translates to MEPKVKLYSLSTCSHCKATKKLLDDCTVRYEATDVDLLSGQERAAVLEVVRKLNPQCSFPTMIIGDQVIVGFKEAEIRKALGL, encoded by the coding sequence ATGGAGCCGAAAGTAAAATTATATTCACTGAGCACTTGCAGCCACTGCAAGGCAACCAAGAAGTTACTTGATGATTGCACGGTCAGGTATGAAGCAACCGATGTTGACCTGTTATCGGGGCAGGAAAGGGCGGCTGTTTTGGAGGTGGTCAGGAAACTGAATCCGCAATGCTCCTTTCCCACGATGATCATCGGCGACCAGGTAATCGTGGGATTCAAGGAGGCCGAGATCAGAAAGGCGCTGGGATTATGA
- a CDS encoding YCF48-related protein translates to MKLVAPGKFVLTLLTPKTRKVVSVFGILLLLFSFVWGALASPDKKGPQISRDDLFSVTFPTENNGWACGRWGTVLRTDDSGKTWSRQETGTDYTLTSISFVDLQHGWAIGDEGTIIHTADGGKTWNAQISPVPFFLMAVQFVTPSKGWIVTERTHILSTEDGGKHWNIQFKKDDYILKSVSFCDPLNGWAAGEYGLIYHTKDGGKTWVKEAGSFTISERTGMVEGEDQLFRITAVTPQIAWAVGIDGRVAKTVDGGKNWKDVKVPVPKNSLFCIATNKTGTIAIGGKRAFVWSVDGGATWNKPEFKPAFTYGWLYGLTSRGASGFTAVGGEGAIYRHDGGKASALWQRSNY, encoded by the coding sequence ATGAAATTGGTAGCTCCCGGAAAATTTGTTCTTACGCTTCTTACGCCAAAGACCAGAAAAGTGGTAAGCGTTTTTGGCATCCTTCTGCTCCTCTTTTCTTTCGTTTGGGGCGCGTTGGCTTCACCGGATAAAAAAGGACCGCAAATATCGCGTGATGACCTTTTCTCCGTCACCTTTCCCACAGAAAATAACGGCTGGGCCTGTGGCCGATGGGGTACTGTTCTCCGCACTGACGACAGCGGGAAGACCTGGAGTCGCCAGGAAACGGGAACGGACTACACGCTCACCTCCATATCCTTTGTTGATCTGCAACATGGGTGGGCCATCGGGGACGAGGGTACGATCATCCACACCGCCGATGGCGGGAAGACCTGGAATGCACAAATAAGTCCCGTGCCTTTCTTTCTGATGGCGGTACAGTTCGTTACACCGAGCAAAGGTTGGATTGTCACCGAACGTACCCATATCTTGAGCACCGAGGATGGCGGCAAGCATTGGAATATCCAGTTCAAAAAAGATGATTATATCCTCAAATCAGTTTCATTCTGCGATCCTCTAAACGGCTGGGCAGCGGGTGAATACGGTCTCATTTACCACACCAAAGACGGAGGAAAAACCTGGGTTAAAGAGGCAGGTTCTTTCACTATTTCCGAAAGGACCGGCATGGTGGAAGGGGAGGATCAACTGTTCCGTATTACTGCGGTTACTCCGCAGATAGCCTGGGCGGTGGGCATAGACGGCCGCGTGGCCAAGACTGTTGACGGAGGCAAGAATTGGAAAGATGTAAAGGTACCGGTGCCCAAAAACTCTCTTTTCTGCATAGCGACAAATAAGACCGGCACTATTGCGATCGGGGGGAAACGCGCATTTGTCTGGTCTGTTGACGGGGGCGCTACCTGGAATAAACCTGAATTTAAGCCAGCTTTTACCTATGGATGGCTCTATGGACTTACCAGCCGAGGTGCTTCAGGCTTTACGGCGGTGGGCGGAGAGGGGGCCATCTACCGCCACGACGGCGGTAAAGCGTCGGCATTGTGGCAAAGAAGTAATTATTAA
- a CDS encoding ferredoxin:thioredoxin reductase, translating into MTAIVTEAERYYDLLKKIQEPQGYFLNGDREWTLSIIGDLLVNKARYGYMACPCRLASGDRGQDRDIFCPCLYRQQDVEEYGSCYCNLYVSKEWNEGKAPHVYVPERRPPSSPHPSTL; encoded by the coding sequence ATGACGGCCATTGTGACGGAAGCCGAAAGGTATTACGATCTGCTAAAAAAGATCCAGGAGCCGCAGGGATATTTCCTCAACGGGGACCGTGAGTGGACGTTGAGCATTATCGGTGATCTGCTCGTCAACAAGGCCCGCTATGGATACATGGCCTGCCCCTGCCGTCTCGCTTCCGGAGACAGGGGACAGGACAGGGATATCTTTTGTCCGTGCCTCTACCGGCAGCAGGATGTTGAGGAGTACGGCAGTTGTTACTGCAACCTCTATGTATCTAAGGAATGGAACGAAGGCAAGGCGCCCCATGTCTATGTTCCCGAGCGGCGGCCGCCTTCCTCACCCCACCCCAGCACCTTATAG